The Flavobacteriales bacterium genomic interval TCTCGACCTCACGCGCAAGAATACCGAGGTTTGTCCGGCCGTTGCGCGCATCGTTTTGCAGCTGAAGTCCTATCTTTAGGCATGCCCGAAACGCAAAACGACAAAAAGATATACCGGCTCGAAGAGATCAGCGCCAGTCTGGAGCGTATGATCACTCAATTCTACGGCGACAAGTTCTTCTGGATCCGGGCCGAGATCAGCGAATTCCGCATGGCCCCTAGCGGCCACGCGTACCTGAATTTGGTCGATGCCAACGAAGAAGTAATACGCGCCGAAATGCGCGGCATGATCTGGAAGACCGCACTCGATGGCGTTCGAAAGGAACTGGGTAACGAATTCGACGCCCTCATGAAACCCGGTTCAGGGATCGTGTTCAAGGCCGGAATCCAATTCAGCAAGCGCTTCGGGCTAAGCTTAACGATCCTCAACATCGATCTCGGCGCCGTTCTCGGGGAAATAGAAAAACGCAAACAAGAAACGATTCTGCGCCTACGGCGCGATGGGCATTTTGAAACCAACAAACAACACTCGCTCCCTCTGGTGACCCAGCGTATCGCGTTGATCGGAGCCCCCGACTCGGCCGGACTCCAGGATTTTGTGAAACAGCTCGAACGCAACCATTGGGGGTTTGATTTCGCCGTGGAGGTAATTCCTGTGACCGTTCAGGGAGACAAAGCTCAACCCCAGATCATCAACGCTCTCGAAAAACTCAATGCTCATCGTTACGAATGCGTTGCTATCTTGCGAGGAGGTGGTTCTAAAATCGATTTGGATGTTTTCAATCAGGAGCCACTTGCACTTGCAATAGCTCGTTGCTCACTCCCGGTAATAACAGGCATTGGACACGAAACCGACATCAGCGTCGCCGATCTGGTGGCGCACACCTACCTCAAAACACCAACGGCATCAGCCTACTTCTTTATCGATAGAGCCGTTAATTTCTTAGGACGCCTGCAGCAATTCAAGAAAGAGCTTTCGAGTGCCGTTCAGGACATCAGACACCGTGCTGCATCGGAACTGCAAGAGGCCACCTCTACCCTGCTCACGAAACCGACCGCGGCCCTAAGGTGGCGAATAATGCAGATGAGTACTGATGCCCAACGCCTAGGTCGATTGGTCCAGCAAAGGGCTGCATCGGCCCGCGAGGGCCTTAAAAGAACCCGCCAATTGATCGCCGGCGAATCTGACCGCATGTTGCATATTGATGCACCGAGAGAACTAACACAACTGAGCGATCAGCTGCTGCATTGGGCTCCGCTGAAGGTGCGGCGTTCGAGAGATGGCCTCGACAATTTGTATTTTCGGTTGAAGGCAGTTGCCCCCGATCAAGTGCTGCAGTACGGTTACAGCATGACTCGCGTAAACGGGGATTGGCTGAAACGGGGTATGGCCGTTCAGGTGGGCGATGAAATGACTACCGAAACGATCGATAAATTCATTACTAGTAAAATCACGAAGATCGATGAGCGAAGAACTGAATTATGAAACGGCATACGGTGAGCTCAAAGGCATTTTGAGCGACCTTCAGAACGACGATGTTACGGTGGATGAGCTCACGGCTAAAGTAAAGCGCGCCAAGCTGTTGCTGGAATTATGTCAGAAGAAGCTGGCCAATGTCGATGCCGATGTAAACGGCATTTTACAGGAGCTTAGGGAAGAGGATGATGA includes:
- the xseA gene encoding exodeoxyribonuclease VII large subunit — translated: MPETQNDKKIYRLEEISASLERMITQFYGDKFFWIRAEISEFRMAPSGHAYLNLVDANEEVIRAEMRGMIWKTALDGVRKELGNEFDALMKPGSGIVFKAGIQFSKRFGLSLTILNIDLGAVLGEIEKRKQETILRLRRDGHFETNKQHSLPLVTQRIALIGAPDSAGLQDFVKQLERNHWGFDFAVEVIPVTVQGDKAQPQIINALEKLNAHRYECVAILRGGGSKIDLDVFNQEPLALAIARCSLPVITGIGHETDISVADLVAHTYLKTPTASAYFFIDRAVNFLGRLQQFKKELSSAVQDIRHRAASELQEATSTLLTKPTAALRWRIMQMSTDAQRLGRLVQQRAASAREGLKRTRQLIAGESDRMLHIDAPRELTQLSDQLLHWAPLKVRRSRDGLDNLYFRLKAVAPDQVLQYGYSMTRVNGDWLKRGMAVQVGDEMTTETIDKFITSKITKIDERRTEL
- the xseB gene encoding exodeoxyribonuclease VII small subunit; its protein translation is MSEELNYETAYGELKGILSDLQNDDVTVDELTAKVKRAKLLLELCQKKLANVDADVNGILQELREEDDE